GTAACAACAGATGAAGCGTAAGAGGCGTAAGTGTTTCTGCCTCCCAGAGAACGCGGTTGGTGCCGTACTGGGCTACAGCGGAGAGTGTTTGCTTGGGAAAGGAGAGTCTGTATTGGACACGCAGAGGGCGACACAGGGTTTCTCTTTTcattaggacacacacacacctacatacacacacacacacacacacacacatacaccccaacccccacacacacaaacaccccaccccccaaaccccctccaggTTTAGGTCGAGAAATGGACAGGTAAATCGAGGGATAAGCCGGAAGGTAGGAAGTCGTCGATAAAAAGGGACATGGCATGGAAAGAATCCGCTTGTGAAGAACAGAAATGTGGCCTCAGAATTACCAAACAAGGATAGAACGACGACATATCCGTGTTGTTCTGTTCGAAAAATGATTCCAGACACAGATAGACGGACTGGAAGAAGATAGCGGAGACGAGAATCtatacgtattttttctttctttctttctatctttctttttcatgtttttttctttctttcttttttgtttttgttctttctgagATATGGAAATCGAAGTACAATAAACAAAACCTCAACAAACAGAGCCTCAATTCGGGTACAGAACAACGGCAGCACCCAAGAGTCAGGGCAATGAAACCTTCAGCCTGACAAGCGCATAGAGGAATTATGGTGCATGGATGATGCAAGGGTTTGTATAAAGGAGAAGCCGCAGAGCAGAACGGCAGGACATGGAGCCACATTCGGTACATAAATATTTTAAAtccgaaaggaagagggaagcggaAGGTTTCGTCCCGATAACATATGGTGACAGATGGTTTAGGTCAAAGGAAGAATTTGAAGCCTTAGGAACACACCTTCAGGAGGATTATTATCTACAGGAAAATTGAAATGCTGAGGGAAGACCTACTGTGGCCAAATAAGAAGGCAGAATCCCAATGGTCTTTCTGGTGCCGTTAGCGATGAAGAAAACTTGAACCAAGGAAATTGGGGGTAAGATTGGAGAACATTTGTgataaaaaagcgagaaagagtaaTCAAAGAACACGGCAGAAgagtaaacaaaatatatatatatatatatatatatatatatatatatatatatatatatatatatatatatatatatatatatatatatatataaaaacaaaataaataaacaataagaaattGACCTCATCTGAAACAGGACACTAGAGATCCGTACTCCATATAAGGAGCGTCCAATACTCTTCATAACCACAAAGATCCCGTCGagataaaataatcaaataaaaacattttgAGATTATTACAACAGACATGACACCGAGACCATATATGCTACTCTCTCCAGAAAATGAGGCGGAATTACGAGTTCGAAATGACACAAAATACCAAGAAAAAACATCCAGAAACAAATTGCTTTTATCCTATAcctaaaacgaaagagaaaaattgtctttaccttttttttcctcgccgtcgtctccccttctccctgcccttgTCCTGGGCTGTTTTCCTCGTCTCTCTGAATACTTCACTTTGTCCTTCCTCGCTCAGCTGATGCAAGGGATAACTTCCAAACTACTGTGGTTAGAGTGTTGTGTGTATTTGGATTTTGTATTGCATattcattcgtacatacatatgcttatacttaCTAACgtaatacatagatgcatacatatatgcatacctataagtatagatatatggttacataaattaacatatatatggatatatatatgtgtatatatatatatatatatatatatatatatatatatatatatatatatacatatatatacatatatatatatatacatatatatatatatatacatatatacatatatacatatatatatacatatatatatatatatatatatatatatatatatatatatatatatatatatatatatatgtatgtgtatatataaatatatatatatatatatatatatatatatatatatatattggacccATGACTAAGGGCTAAAGTGCAAAAAAGTGAAGATACGAGTGACGTAGGAAAACGGACGCTATCGACAAGACTCGGCCAGCCGGTTGGTTCGCGTCGCCTCGACTCGGGTGTTCGGCGAGTGAGGCGTTCGAGAACCGAGGTttgacattatatatacatatatatatatatatgtatatatatgtatatgtatatatatatatatatatatatatatatatatatgtatatgtatatatatatatatatatatatatgtgtgtgtgtgtgtgtgtgtgtgtgtgtgtgtgtgtgtgtgtgtgtgtgtatttgtgtgtttgtgtatgtgtgtgtgtgtgtgtgtgtgtgtgtgtgtgtgtgtgtgtgtgtgtgtgtgtgtgtgtatacgtatatatgtacataaaatctCACCAACACCGCTTTTAACCTACAAacaacctccttttccttccacagCGACCGACCACTGTTCGTCCAGGTCACCCTGCTTGACCTCTGACCTGCCAGAAGGGTTCAACGTCTACCTGTTAACCTTCGGCGGTTCCCTCACTCTCCTGctccttatcctcatcttctctctctacatGTGCTTAGTCCACCTGTCCAACAAGCTCGTGCAAGGAGGTGAGGTCGAGcgtttgtttaccttttgttgttgctgtcgctttattTACTGTTTGAGGCTTATAAGGGATggttcatgtttttattattattattattatttatttattcattttttccttcctttcctatttttttttcttctttttttgtaatgtATCGGTATTATGTTGTACGATAGGTGtggttctttgtgtttttttgtattttatcaattatcactactgttttcactgttatctttatcattgttgttatcattattatcatcattatttctgataCTGTTGCAACTATTACAGCTCTTCCTATCACAACCGTTAATACTACAACCATTCCCTTTTTCATTGATATCAAGAaccatatcattataattgtggttctgtgtgttttttataattttatcaattatcactactgttttcactattatcctcattatttctgATGTTGCAACTATTACAGCTGTTACTATCACAACCGTTAATACTACTGCCATTCCTTTTTCATTGATATCAAGAaccatatcattataatcatcattatcctcactatcactattatcatatcatcattacaatctattatccttatcatcactattatcataatcatattatcattccatcactatcatcttcaattattatcaatatcattgatattatatttatcatcgtcatcaatatcatattatcattattatgatattaattttatcataactattatcattgttattatcaccatgacgatcatcaccatcattatcataacaatgtcTATTTTTCAGCATACGGTATTTCAGGGAAAAaatcagatatacatatttatctactttttcccTTTGACATGATGCCATGGCTACCTGACATATATGGATTTAAAGGAATTTGATAAAATCCTCAGAAAATGCGATTCATTATTAGTTTCAGAATAAGAATCCTTACaaaataattacagcaataaaagAATATCTTCGTATTTATGAAAGCGAAATGAGACTGAAGACAAAAGCATTTTGAAGCCTTATGATTCATTTCTTTGATAATtgcaaaatgttgataataatgataataataatgataatgataatgataatgataataataacaatgataatgataatgataataataataataataatgataatgataatgataataataatgataatgataatgatactaatgataatgctaatgataaagctaataatgctaataatgataatgataataataataataataataataataataataataataataataataataataattatgataataataataataataataatgctgataatgatgatgataatgataatggtaatgataataataatgataatgatagtaataataataataataataataataataataataataataataataataataataataataataataataataataataatggtgataacaatatgataataatattgacaatgatgataataatgataataataagaatattagcagtaatgatattgaggagaataatgatgataacgatgataataattataataataataataataataatgataatgatactactactactactactgctaatgataataataataataataataataataataataataatagtaataataataatgataataataataataataataataataataataataataatgataataacaatatatatatataataacaataataatatcaatactaagaatgatgatgatagcaataaaatgttaataataataatgataataatgataataataataataataataataataataataataataataataataataataataataataataataataataaagataataataataattacaataataataatgatgatgataatagaaataataatagtaataataataatagtaataataaaaatgataataataacatcaacaacaacaatgaaaaataataatgataacagtaaaagtataagagaaaaaaaaaatcacaatgataataataacaatgacaacaataataatagtaataacaataataatgatgatgaaaataataataatgataacaacaacatcaacaacaacaatgaaaaatgataatgataacagtaaaagtataaagagaaaaaaaagtttacgcAAGGTAAACATACCTCAGTGGAAGGCCGGGAGAGGCgggggtaggtggtgggggatggagggggggggtcttatCATCTGCATAAAGATAAGAGATTCTTTCGGCATTTtgagttttcatttcttttttatttcttttattttactttcttgtttatcttcttcttatttttggtATATTTATTTGTGGTGCTCTCATTCCTTTagttctgtttctttattctgcttcttcttgtccttctcctcctcctcgttttcctcatcgtccttcttattattcttattcctattcttattctcattttttcctctttttctacctcctccttcctcatcctcctcatcttctttatcctcctactcttcctccccttcctttttcttttttctttttctcgcctcattttctacctccttcttcctcatcatcctcatcttcatcttctttatcttcctcctttttttcctcctctttctcttcatcttcggcttcctctgtctcttcgttttcttcttcttcttctttctcttcttctacctcctcttcttcctcttcctcttcctccttctactattcctcatcctcacctttatcatctttatcatcctcttccttttcatcacagccctcctcatcatcactatcctcatcccatcctcctcctcctactttttccttctttttcttctcctattcctcctcctcctcctacttctctttttcctcttcattctcgtcCTCTTaaatttctactcctcctcctcctcctcctcctccctcctcccttcttcccttcttccctcttcccttcttcctccttcctccctccctcctcctcctctcccccctcctcttcttcttctccatcctcctcctcctctccaatttctccccccttcccttttatctcccttccagAGATCTCCATGAGGCAGACCCAACATGTTTTAAATTCTTTTCAAGCTTCTGTTTCGGAATATTTATTATTTCTCGTTGGCTTTCCTGATTCctctttttcgttgttgtttttccttccttgtcattcaatatattttttcttcttctttttctcttgcctaTTGACGAGCAAAATCAAGTAGCTCATTTACCTTTCAAGAACGCTTCTACtcattaaatttaaaaaatcattgaagagctgtttcttttttttcctttctttttctttttgtttctaagAGCATCGCacaggtatctctctctctctctctctctctctctctctctctctctctctctctctctctctctctctctctctctctctctctctctctctctctctctctctcgcgtccttttcttttctcctccgttTTTTCTCTTCGAGTTCTATTCAAGAAGAAGGAGTAATTTCGTCACTTTATATTCAGTGATTTCCGAATCAGTAAACTCATTCCCTAAATCTGCATAGGacgggtgggtgggagaggaggggagggggttacgtAAGAGCGGGGGCggtggggagtgggcgggggtggggagtgggcgggggtgggcagaGGCGGAGGAGCGCGGTAAGGGcaagtagggaaggggaggggagggaaggcggtagAGGGGGGGATAtggaaccctcccccccccgcccccacccacctttctaatgctccttctccctctcccggaAGCCTTCGAAAAATGAAACTCCTCGGCCCGGCTTCTTTGTTTACTGTTCCGAGTCCCTCCGGCTCTTCGCTTCCCCTGGCAGAAATACCCATAATTTCCCTttgatgttttcattatcaaagCAAAGGGGACGGGAGCGGATAACGTCTGCGTTTGGCTTCTGGTGCAGACCGTCTCGGAATGGTCTCCGACCGTGACATCTGAAGAGGACTTTTAGTCGTGATTTATCATTAACAAACGTGTACATGTGTGAAGTATTCGCATTTATCTGTATGTGacgatgcatatatacatttattcatgaatgtaaatatacatctgtCAAAGATGTGCACTCGTGTAGATttagaaaattgagaaaaaatagagaccgaaagacagacagagagagggagaaagacagatatacatactgaCAGAGATTAGAACCagacagaggaaggaaaataacaaagacgACCAACCAAAGCCTCTTTATAACACGACAGTGCTTATGCAATTCCGAATTCTCCAAAAGCTACAGATTATTACGTGAGTGATCACAGCTGCTCTAAACGACGAAATGCAATCACCAGAGGGAGGCTAACGACCGGTCACCAATCAGCCAATCAGCACGAGCCAAAACAGTAAGATAACAAGCGCCTGTTTCTTCCAGATCACCGGGTCACCATGTCGATGTTCGAGCCGTCAAGAGCCATGtgtagcgagagtgagagtgaagcgCGCTGCGTCCATTCCCCGCAGCCACCCCCAGGGAACGGCCTGGACTCTGCGCTCGAAAAGGGGGGAAATGTGAATGAAACTGCCGATGTCTACGGCGACGCGGACTTCCCCTTGTCGACCCTAACTAGGCGGGGGTCAGCCCACGACAGCGAGAACAGCTTGTACGGAGCTAATACCAAACCCTTAGAGTATTATGAGTGATGGGTAAAAAGGTGATTTCGTGGACATGGAAGTATTGTTTTAGTAGAATGTGTGTAATGACCATGTAAtgtctttttttgttgtgtttaatatatatatatattaagttttgAAGTATATTTTGCTgagttgtggatagatatatagt
The DNA window shown above is from Penaeus vannamei isolate JL-2024 chromosome 12, ASM4276789v1, whole genome shotgun sequence and carries:
- the LOC113802473 gene encoding uncharacterized protein → MLNTLENITKIISLWLLVCSGPLTLVFADEPCQVRSSPRDTPVELAVKASTNSVTLWVRGVGSRTHLLQQGSGMVTFRIGPNYCNETEIMVRRAADLHRWIPLCMAVQSKPGDSVNVSCSADIDSVWSTCKLSPYSSTDHCSSRSPCLTSDLPEGFNVYLLTFGGSLTLLLLILIFSLYMCLVHLSNKLVQGDHRVTMSMFEPSRAMCSESESEARCVHSPQPPPGNGLDSALEKGGNVNETADVYGDADFPLSTLTRRGSAHDSENSLYGANTKPLEYYE